Within Mytilus edulis chromosome 10, xbMytEdul2.2, whole genome shotgun sequence, the genomic segment AAAGTCCATTAAATTGACAAAATCGAAGTTGAACTTGATAAAACAACTGGAAAACAActgccacattcctgacttgttacCGACATTTCCCGAAGAAACTAGTGAGTTACAACTATTTTTTTAGCCAGTTAAACCTCCGACTTGTATGAAACTTTTATAGTTCCGTCATATTTACAAACTTTGGCGAGCTACACAAACGGGCATATGTGACAATAATTGGGACACAGAAGTGAAAACTGTATAAATATACATCACAGACATACAGTATACCTgaccagtggtggatccaggggcgGTACGGGGGTTGGTATCccctttttggacgatcaatgcatttaaatagaGACATAtgtttggaacccccctttttatcctggtttgggaacccccttttgaaAATGTCTGGATCAACCCCTGCTGATTAAGTTTTAGTTACTAAAgtatttaaacaaacaaacaaataaatataacaaaaacaccaacaaagaagaatgtgtcctcagtacacggatgaccccatccgcactatcattttctatgttcagaggaccgtgaaaatgagggaaaatctctaatttggcattaaaattagaaagatcatatcatagggcacatgtgcactaagtatcaagttgattggacttcaacttcatcaaaaactacctcgaccaaaaattttaacctgaacggacagaaggacgaacggaagcacagaccagaaaaaaataatgcccataaatagaGCATAAAAATATGTGGAGTTTAAACAAGTTAATTTGACAAAGACGCCAACAAAAAGGTTTTTGAAGTTGAAAGTATATACAGTATATAGTTTAAATGTTAATACTTTCTCGCTTTAGTACACATTAAGTTAGATATAAAGACAACAGGAAATGACTGATTATGGATATATCTTTTATCAACAGACTGGAGTCAAACTGGATACGAGTCAGCAAAAAATTTCTCAGGGGCACTACCGAAAGGTGCCGAACGAATGGTATTACCATTGGTTTTACAGTATCTATGCCCGAGTGCTGTGTCCTTCTTTGGTTTGGGAGCTGTAGCCGCGGCAGTTATGTCGTCTGCCGATTCTTCTGTTTTGTCTGCTAGTGGAATGTTTTCGAGAAACATTTATAGAGCAATATTCAGACAACAGGTGAGTTGAATTAGtggtaatgtttttaaaattttgatataaaaaaagaagatgtggtatgattgtcaatgagacaactctccacaagaaaccaaaatgacacagaaattaacaactataggtcactgtacggcctacaacaatgaacaaagcccataccgcatagtcagctataaaaggccccgaaatgacaatataaaacaattcaaacgagaaaactaacggcctaatttatgtacaaaaaagattaaaaaacaaatataagctCGTTAATAACAAAAACTGTTACAATGAATTATACATGATGATTGAAGACACAAGGTGCAGATGATaatagcaaacaaacaaaaaacacccAACGTTACatacagttttaaattttttgatttttgtttttaaatgaattgTGCGTAATTGAATAATAAATGATGCTTGAAGACACAAGGTGCAAATGATAAGAGCTAAAACAAATCGTTacataaagttataaaaatgaaaagaacaatttttaaattttattcatccAAAGTGCCTTTTCTGAATTAATTTACCTTCATCAACGCTTAAAGCCAACTATTTCAAAGTCAACAGGTTTATATAAGAAACGAAACAGTtggaagaacaaacaaaaaaaggacAGAAATAATAATCAAATCCATCTAATGGCAACTTGCTCGACGgataaataaaagttcaaaaatgACCTTTTCAGTTAACTTCTTTCATTTGGAGTTTCTTTAAGCTTTCTTCCAGGGAATCATTTATATTAAGCGTCTCCAACGTAATACTAATTTTCGTACTTTTTTTTCAGGCATCCGAACGCGAACTGACATGGGTGTTAAGAATTGCAATTTTTGGAGTTGGAGTCGTCGCTACAGTGATTGCAATAACTGTTGGTTCAATATATGAATTGTGGTTCTTGTGCTCGGATTTTGTGTATGTCATGGTATATCCACAACTTACATGTGTTGTGTATTTCACTGGTACAAACACATACGGATCTCTAGCTGGATTTATTATTGGACTCTTCTTTCGGCTATCAGGGGGCGATAACCTTTTAGGGTTTAAACCTTTGATCAGATATCCATGGTATCTAGAAGACTCCAACACGCAACTTTTCCCATACAAAACATTTGCAATGCTGCTTACATTTGTATCTATATTTACAGTGTCATATTCAGCAAATTATCTTTTCAAAAGAGGCATTTTAAGTAAGCAATACGACGTATTTAAGTGCATTGTTAACTTACCAAAGAAAAAGCCGAGTAAAATATTTCATCCAGCACAAGAATTAAATGTagaaatgtcaagtaaaatgaccgTCACAACGTATGCAGAGGGAGCAGATGATGTACCACCGCCTTATACAGAAGCTGCTTCAAATCAAGAGCTACTTCAAACGAAACTTTAATAGTAAAATCGTATTGAAGTGAAAATAGTTATTTTACATACGAAGTTTTGGATGAAACAGTTGAAGAAGAAATACCTATACTAATGAACatatgttaaaaatgaaaaaaagcgatgcatacatttaacaaaaaacgTCATTGCATTGGTAATAAACTACGTTCAAGGTAAGAAGGTGTATACTAATTGTGGCAATATTGATTGATGTAACAATATTcatttatcagaaaaaaagtGGATGACTTTGGCACTATGTCGTGTTCATCTGTTCGACGGTTCCAGTTCCTTTTTGTTGAAAGATGATTTCAATTATATTTGCATCAAATGTACATAACTGTATACTTCCTAAAACAAGCTGATTACCTTCTGAATGGTATacaatgtatgtatgtttgttatGTCAATGTTTATATGTATTTCAGCGATTTTCCTTTTATACTGGATTGATTTTATGCTtaataaaataagttaattacttttaaaattagtttttccTCCTAATTCTATAAAATTCAGTTAAGCAATGTCGAAAAAAATTgaagttaaagaaaaaaaaccttacTATTGCAGTTGTGACATAAGTTAACGCTGGTTAAAACTCATAAGTTTACGGTGGTTAAAACTCAGCAATGTGTGGAGAGTTATTGTGTCTGCTCGATGATCCACTTGTTTCTCTTTAGAGGCTAACTAACTTTCAaacatatacaacaaaaataTCGGTATGCCTCGCATCCAGTTTGTATATACTGTCTTTGTTGAGACAATAAAGTTTGGTTTCAATGACGTTATTAACAAATTAGGTTTTGGGTACGCATTATTGTATAAATACTACCAAACAATGAAAAGTATCTTGCAAATGCGTATAACACATGCATTGTAAATTTGGAATGTGTCTATAGCAAGCATTGCTTTCACAGAACTATAAATTCTACGTTCAAGACAGTTCTTTCTATACATTTGTGTATAGAATTATAAActtgatttattttatcattaaaaaacaCCCGTTTTtagatgaataaaaataaacatcgTTTTCTGGTTGTTTAAGTTTGAATTAACATGTGTTCACTATCACACAGTGATTTACACAATAATGCCGAATACTGGATTCTTGTCCAAATTCGTTGTTATCAATATCAGAAAGAAGTATCTGAACTACAACGTCGTTTTCTTTTCATCTCTTTCCAGTCTCTTTGAGTATTTTCTGAAAAATAGAAAAACCCACATGACATCAATGTACCTGCCACCGTCTGAAATACcataaataataaatcaaatcaaagCTTTAAAAACACTTGAACAAAacttaaaattacaattttataattcgCATGTCTATATACAAATGTTCTGGAACATTCGACCCtgtttaaagaagaaaaaaacagaccaaaagtaATAACTTTCAAGAGACatttcttttatacttttttgtacatacattaatTCGATGTTTCAATCAATAAAAATAACGCTGTTCTTAGACATGTTGCTCTAACACGAGGACAACGTCCAAAGAAAGACGTAGCATGTGTTACTAAAAGTTATAACAAATGATCTACACATGTgtaatataatttataaagaatTCTTGGTATCGTACCTGTTTGATTTTCTTGTTTGCAATGGTTTAAGCAATATGTAACCAATTCCATATCATCCGAAGAGTGATACATCTCTTTTAAGCTCGATATGACACCCTGTATACAGTCTTTGTGATATTGCTTGTGTGCAATGGAAATCAATTCTTGGAAAAACGTTTCATCGTTTTCGTCATTTATAGTTTCATCACTGATATTATTTAATACAATTGGAAGTACGTCATCAAATTCTTCGTCAGTCAAAGGTTTGCTTTGTTTTGCATTAGTCACCCATTGTTTAACAGCTGTTTTGGTTTGATCGTCCAAGACCTGCAGTAATTTATCTTCGCCTAATAGTTCAAGCACGTTTTTATATCGTTTTTGAAATTTCACTTCCCGCCTTGAGTTTTTCTTCCATGCCGATTCCCTTTTACCTGACTCACACTCCTGAAAGTAAATTTAAAAGTACTTTTTTATACAGCTAATTCAAGTTCCGTGTTACAAGATATCCTACATGCGACAGCAACTACCGTCTTTTTCTATACAATATTCCATGGATATCCGATGATTACACCCTGTTATAAAAGAAAGCCTTTGAGAAtaaaacgacaacaactgaattacataCTATAAGCTTTTGAAAAGAATGTGAccggatattttttttaatgcgctGAACCCTcctctaaccttggacagtggtgtaacagcacaatgtaataacaaaatgtaaaaataagcTTGTTAGGGTTACCATGATCGGATCGGCAAGAAGCAATTCACACAAATAACAGATAGACCCAAAATATAAACCGATGAAATACCGATTTGAGAGTGATCGCAGTTAATGAAAGATAgttcgtagacgaaacgcacatcccagaaaaattggtaccgttaatgttattccaAATTTTATGCAGGTATATATGAGGAGCTAatttactgaaagctagttcaaaataaatcattttccCAGATAGAATATAAACCAAAGGATTTAGTGAAATAGCGTTATAGACAAATCTGTGATGTCAAATTGATAACCTTTAAAAAGATTTTCTTAAAGAATCAATACGTTTTAGTTGTTCGTTTCTTACAAAATTGAAGGGCTCTATAAACAACACCACCGTTAAAATTAGGATGTAATATTCGGTCTGTCATCGGACTTCTACAGacacagtcaaacttataaaacCAAATCTTTGTATATATGAACCCATTTTGTAAAGGTTTTGTGTCATTTGTACATAACTGATTAAGTGATTAAAGttcaattgatttatttttgtttgagcGTTGACTGTAGCAAATTATGTTTATAGAAATTCGTActaaaaaagaggggcgaaagatatcagtgggacagtcaaactcatagatcgaaaataaactgacaaatgccatagctaaaaaaggaaaaaaaaaaaacaactaacaaataatagtacacatgacatagaaaactaaagactaaacaacacgaatcaCATGAAAAACTGGGGATGAGCTCAGGGGCCCCGGAAGGCacagcagatcctgctccacgtgtggcacccgtcgtgttgctcatgttattacaaacccgtttatagtctaattcggtaggtctgTATGAACGACTCGTTGCtatttcaatttgaatttcaaGTCTTGGTGACACTGTGTAAGATTTAAAATGTATGCGTGTTCAAATACGAGTTAAATCAACCCTTTCTATAGATTTTCTATGGTTTGTTGTAACATTGTCACAAAGAGCGCATGTAGTCACAGATGTTGCATTCGATATGGAAATAAGATATACTTTTTGAATGCACCAAGCGCTGTTATTCACCGATATAAATAGGTTAAATAGTAATTTGATAACCGTTACCATACATATAAATTTACATTACCTTATTTAAATCTTTGAAGTCACGTTACCTTGTTTAAAGGATctccttacccttccggagcacccgagatcatccccagattttggtggggttcgtgttgctaagtctttagttgtctatgttgtgtcttgtgtactattatttgtctgtttgtctttttattttttagccattgcgttgtcaatttattttcgatttatcagtttgtccctctggtatcattcgccTCTCCTTTTTAAACCTCTGAATTTACGTTACTTTGTATAAACCTTTGAATATTGAGTTACCTTGTATAAACCTTTGAATTTATTAACTGCCTCAGCAGGAACATTAAGATCATTAAGAAGCCAGATATGGTTAGACTTCATTTCTTCATATTCCTCATTATATCCAGTAAGTCCACAGTCGTAAATGAGATCGGCAATGCTATCATACAATACCCGGGAAAACTCTAAATGTTCTTTCCCAACATCTATTGAAATAGAATAAAACACGgactaaaaaaaaagcattttgtCACGGTTATAAGTAACTATTATACTATGTTCTAATTATGATTTTTAGATTTTGCAATCTAATAAGtgactttcatttttgaatttttttttagtttggtatttttgttatttttctttttcatttcaagGTTCAGTCATTGCTAACTAATTTTTGTGGCGGAATGATTATTATTAATCGTTTCTAACGGGGTTGACCGTAACTAGAAAGACTAATATTAAAATCCCTCCAGTTTGTTTTTCTTCACTTTTGTCGTCCAGCGAAAAGTAGCACAGactaatacagaaaaaaatacgGTTATACCGATTTATTCATTCgaatatttacataatttacaaatGTGTTATTTTGTGCCGACATGATTGTTTTctaaaaaacaaataagaaaattaagGTAACATTTAAATACGACATTATCTAATTCAAAGACTTTAaaacttaaatttcaaaatatcttagTTCTTTAAGGGAGGTTGGTTGTTATAGTACTTGCTTTGGTaactggttgtttttttttttttgtttttttttaatatttataatagttatcaaaggtatcaggattataattttgtacgtcagacgcgcgtttcgtctacataagacttatcagtgacgcacatatcaaaatatatataaagcaaagCAAGtgcaaaattgaagagcattgaggatccaaaattacggctaaggtaatatatgcctgggataagaaaatccttagtgttttgaaaaatacaatgttttataaacaggaaatttataaaaatgaccacattattgatattcatgtcaacaccgaagtgttgactactgggctggtgacaccctcggggacgaaacgtccaccagcagtggcatcgaccggAGACATCATTGTATGCAATTCATATATTTACCAGAGATGAAGGGTTATTTCTATGTGTTACAACGCGAAAACATTGAAGACTTGACATTTAATGTTTACTCGGTTCAATTTGTGGTATAATGATTTCCAAAGCGCTTCATCATAGACATTAATATTACATACCTTGGAGACAATTGTTTACTTGATATTGGCCTTGTAAAAGGCATGTTTTCCCAATTAGATGTAAAGCTAAAGTTATGTTTGAGTGAGGCATTGTTTCTATGTCCATGTGTATTCCTAGTGCTGATTTAAAATCTGCCAATGCACTGTTAAAATCTCTGAATTCCAAGTAAAGTTTTCCTCGTTTTTGAAGTTCAAATGCATATGTACTAAATTTTTCATGTCCCATTGTTTGTCTTAGTCTAATTGCTTTTTGGGAAAATTTCATCGCTTCTAAAAATTGTTGCTGTGCCAAATCCGATTCATTATTTAGCATTTTACGACCGCTTTGATAGAAGCATGCCCCAATATTGGAAATGAATAATGCCATGTTCTGACTTCGGGCCTTGCAATTCTTTTTAGTCATTAATGCAAACGCTTTGATGAAACAGTGGAATGCTTCCATGATTCGTTTCTCTCTTAATAAAAGGCATCCTAGTAGATTGAATACTTTTGAGCGCAATGTTTTGAAGGTTTTTACTACCCATTTTATACCTTCAATATCAGTGTCAGTTAATATATAAATGGCGGTATAAAGGGCTTTATATCCATCATCAAACTCATCAAACCGGTAATAAATTCTACCTTTAAGAAACATTAAAATGGAGAGAACTGGTATAAGCTCCCCTGCAGTATGTTTAGAAGAAATGCTTTTTAAAACCTTGGCCTGATCATTGACTGTGTTAATAACTTCCTTACTGTCCATATCCAAATCTAATTCTGCATTCTCTAACCACCAAAAACATGCACTCAGTTTGTCTGTATCCTTTTCTGATCTTTTCCGAAGATATTCGATTAACTCGGCcttctttttatcatttaaaattagATCGGCTACTTCGGaaatctgtttattttgtttggtAGTTCTTGATCCATTAGCAGGATCTTTTTTCAGATATTtacagaaatttataaaatgggCTTGGTTTTGTACGAATATATATTGAGCCTTTTTGTAGTCTTTTTCTAGCGTGTTTtcgtatttttcaattttatactgcATCCATTTCATAAATTCACGAACAGCTTCTTTATAAAAAGAAGCCATTTCATCCTTCTTTGAAACctcttttaaaaaatgagaaaccATTGGATGCAATGAAAAACTTGTTTTCTCAGACGAGTTAGTTGCACCTACAGTGTGGACTTCTATCAGATGATGAGCTTTTAAGTTCATGATTTTAATCTGAAGGGATTGTGTGTCCAATGCATCAGTTATCGTCTTTACAGCTTTTATGTCGAATCGACATGTTTTGAAAACATGCAATTGAACTAGAAATATTTGGTGCTCATGTTTCATCTGCAGAAAAGTTTGTTCAATACACGAG encodes:
- the LOC139490751 gene encoding uncharacterized protein translates to MATSSSSEKPCIGAEKSTLSPLDAAIHELKEHLLVDEEFCQEWKKNNPFYKDDDAVIGSINAMRARTTEEEVLQALILTTETLNLHIDSGTTKVADKFKEYRQTLQNCLNELKCEKEYEIKHFVGRVKNIESLMKIFSKDLRDCSNTNYIGVCLCGMGGNGKTTLAEHIGLKLQKRNWSFKKIDFRGLTSLLQFIRQILLQFGHTSLDENVDRMKSKLFSVLENQSELKQDTLLLLDNIDDIHRDWDDLLKFLEQLMIILDNNTDNKIKLLITSRKKLMSEMGIIQSITNYFTSLPTEMDRFDGLCLERELETLGYDDCSKLVSSLLPREIQKQITSSHLQKLMSSCGFNPLLIHNVCDTLRNNESSLPDMLGNMRSCVMPLTDRLKSDSCIEQTFLQMKHEHQIFLVQLHVFKTCRFDIKAVKTITDALDTQSLQIKIMNLKAHHLIEVHTVGATNSSEKTSFSLHPMVSHFLKEVSKKDEMASFYKEAVREFMKWMQYKIEKYENTLEKDYKKAQYIFVQNQAHFINFCKYLKKDPANGSRTTKQNKQISEVADLILNDKKKAELIEYLRKRSEKDTDKLSACFWWLENAELDLDMDSKEVINTVNDQAKVLKSISSKHTAGELIPVLSILMFLKGRIYYRFDEFDDGYKALYTAIYILTDTDIEGIKWVVKTFKTLRSKVFNLLGCLLLREKRIMEAFHCFIKAFALMTKKNCKARSQNMALFISNIGACFYQSGRKMLNNESDLAQQQFLEAMKFSQKAIRLRQTMGHEKFSTYAFELQKRGKLYLEFRDFNSALADFKSALGIHMDIETMPHSNITLALHLIGKTCLLQGQYQVNNCLQDVGKEHLEFSRVLYDSIADLIYDCGLTGYNEEYEEMKSNHIWLLNDLNVPAEAVNKFKGLYKECESGKRESAWKKNSRREVKFQKRYKNVLELLGEDKLLQVLDDQTKTAVKQWVTNAKQSKPLTDEEFDDVLPIVLNNISDETINDENDETFFQELISIAHKQYHKDCIQGVISSLKEMYHSSDDMELVTYCLNHCKQENQTENTQRDWKEMKRKRRCSSDTSF